One Agrobacterium vaccinii DNA window includes the following coding sequences:
- a CDS encoding ABC transporter ATP-binding protein, translating into MAKSLGPVKRKFSPWTDPAAAPFIRFENVTKRFGDFVAVDNLTLDIYEREFFSLLGPSGCGKTTLMRMLAGFEEPTEGRILLQGKDISGVPPYKRPTNMMFQSYALFPHMSVEKNIAFGLEQDGLPKADIKLRVEEMLRMVKLTEFAKRKPSQLSGGQRQRVALARSLAKRPKVLLLDEPLGALDKKLREETQFELMDLQQTLGTTFLIVTHDQEEAMTVSDRIAVMDKGIVAQVATPAEIYEAPNSRYVADFIGDINIFDATVTSKTGPAVQLDCDGLDVTVEQECAAAIGDRVAFAVRPEKVRISLDAPTETSPNVAHGEVWDIGYLGDFSVFIVKLDDGRVIRAAQANVSRLVDRPITFGDMVWLNWKADSGLVLTR; encoded by the coding sequence ATGGCGAAATCTCTTGGCCCGGTTAAACGCAAATTCTCTCCATGGACTGATCCGGCGGCGGCTCCGTTCATCCGGTTTGAGAATGTCACCAAGAGGTTTGGCGATTTCGTCGCCGTGGATAATTTGACGCTGGATATTTACGAGCGCGAATTCTTCTCGCTGCTCGGCCCATCCGGCTGCGGCAAGACCACGCTGATGCGCATGCTGGCCGGTTTCGAGGAGCCGACGGAAGGTCGTATCCTCTTGCAGGGCAAGGACATCTCCGGCGTACCGCCCTATAAGCGGCCCACCAATATGATGTTCCAGTCCTACGCCTTGTTTCCGCATATGTCGGTGGAAAAGAACATCGCCTTCGGTCTTGAGCAGGATGGTCTGCCCAAAGCAGATATCAAGCTCCGCGTCGAGGAAATGCTGCGCATGGTCAAGCTCACCGAGTTTGCCAAACGCAAGCCGAGCCAGCTTTCCGGCGGGCAGCGTCAACGCGTGGCGCTGGCGCGCTCTCTGGCCAAGCGGCCAAAGGTGCTGTTGCTGGACGAGCCGCTTGGCGCGCTGGACAAGAAGCTGCGCGAGGAAACCCAGTTCGAGTTGATGGACCTTCAGCAAACGCTTGGTACCACCTTCCTCATCGTCACCCATGATCAGGAAGAAGCGATGACGGTATCTGACCGCATTGCCGTGATGGACAAGGGCATCGTCGCGCAGGTAGCAACACCGGCTGAAATTTACGAAGCCCCCAACAGCCGCTACGTGGCGGACTTCATCGGTGACATCAACATCTTCGACGCCACCGTCACGTCCAAGACAGGCCCTGCCGTGCAACTGGATTGCGATGGTCTTGATGTCACCGTGGAGCAGGAATGCGCCGCCGCAATCGGCGACAGGGTGGCCTTTGCCGTCCGCCCGGAAAAGGTCCGCATTTCACTGGATGCACCGACGGAGACATCGCCGAACGTGGCGCATGGCGAGGTCTGGGATATCGGCTATCTCGGCGATTTCTCGGTGTTCATCGTCAAGCTGGACGATGGCCGGGTCATTCGTGCCGCGCAGGCCAATGTCTCGCGTCTGGTCGATAGGCCCATCACCTTCGGGGATATGGTCTGGCTCAACTGGAAAGCCGATTCCGGTCTGGTTCTCACACGCTGA
- a CDS encoding ABC transporter permease subunit, which translates to MAISSPENRQSPTRWLVVAIPYLWLLLFFAAPFLIILKISFSDTAIAMPPYTPVFEGFARIGDFFSQLDFENYLFLTEDPLYIEAYLSSLRIAFISTFLLLLIGYPMALAMARAPSTIRPTLVMLVILPFWTSFLIRVYAWIGILKPEGLLTLLFQTTGLLGPDEQVNIFRTDTAVFIGIVYSYLPFMVLPLYAALEKLDATLLEAANDLGCPPWKAFWKITLPLSLPGVIAGSMICFIPITGEFVIPDLLGGAETLMIGKTLWTEFFGNRDWPLASAVAVLLLLLLVVPIAIFQNQQKKVA; encoded by the coding sequence ATGGCGATTTCGTCCCCGGAAAACCGGCAAAGCCCCACCCGTTGGCTGGTGGTGGCCATACCCTATCTCTGGCTGCTGCTGTTCTTCGCGGCACCCTTCCTCATCATTCTGAAAATCTCCTTTTCAGACACCGCCATCGCCATGCCGCCCTATACGCCGGTCTTCGAAGGCTTTGCCAGGATCGGCGATTTCTTTTCGCAGCTGGATTTCGAGAACTATCTCTTCCTGACCGAGGACCCGCTTTATATCGAAGCCTATCTGTCGTCGCTGCGCATCGCCTTCATCTCGACCTTCCTTCTGCTGTTGATCGGCTACCCCATGGCGCTGGCCATGGCGCGTGCTCCCAGCACCATCCGACCCACGCTGGTGATGCTGGTCATCCTGCCGTTCTGGACCTCGTTCCTCATACGCGTTTACGCCTGGATCGGCATTCTGAAGCCCGAAGGCCTCTTGACGTTGCTGTTCCAGACCACCGGACTTCTCGGGCCGGACGAACAGGTCAACATCTTCCGCACCGATACCGCCGTCTTCATCGGCATCGTCTATTCCTACCTGCCCTTCATGGTGCTGCCGCTTTACGCTGCGCTGGAAAAGCTGGATGCGACACTGTTGGAAGCAGCCAACGATCTGGGATGCCCACCGTGGAAAGCGTTCTGGAAAATCACCCTCCCGCTGTCTCTGCCGGGCGTCATCGCCGGATCGATGATCTGCTTCATTCCCATCACCGGCGAGTTCGTCATTCCCGATTTGCTGGGCGGCGCAGAAACTCTGATGATCGGCAAGACGCTTTGGACGGAGTTCTTCGGCAATCGTGACTGGCCGTTGGCATCTGCCGTGGCGGTGCTGTTGCTGCTGTTGCTCGTCGTGCCCATCGCCATCTTCCAGAACCAGCAGAAGAAGGTGGCATAG
- a CDS encoding ABC transporter permease, whose protein sequence is MKRGKFDTTILTFCFAFLYIPIIILVIYSFNASKLVTVWGGFSLQWYSSMWSNQGLMDAAWITARVAVLSATIGTILGTLAALSLTRFSRFPGRILFSGMIYAPLVMPEVITGLSLLLLFVAVGVDRSFWTVVIAHTTFTMCYVAIVVQSRLLTFDRSLEEAALDLGCPPVKTFFRITLPLILPAVVAGWMLAFSLSLDDLVIASFTTGPGATTLPIKIYSQVRLGVTPEINAICTILIALVTIGVICASIASKRGELQRMRDEHAAAKG, encoded by the coding sequence ATGAAGCGCGGCAAGTTCGATACGACTATTCTCACCTTCTGCTTTGCTTTTCTCTACATCCCCATCATCATTCTGGTGATCTATTCCTTCAATGCCTCCAAGCTGGTCACGGTGTGGGGCGGCTTTTCGCTGCAATGGTACAGCTCCATGTGGTCCAACCAGGGCCTGATGGATGCGGCATGGATCACCGCGCGCGTCGCCGTTCTCAGTGCCACCATCGGCACCATTCTCGGCACGCTGGCGGCACTGTCGCTCACGCGGTTCTCTCGCTTTCCGGGCCGTATCCTGTTTTCCGGCATGATCTATGCGCCACTGGTCATGCCGGAGGTGATCACCGGCCTGTCGCTGTTGCTGCTCTTCGTGGCCGTGGGCGTGGACCGCAGTTTCTGGACCGTGGTCATCGCGCATACGACTTTCACCATGTGTTACGTGGCGATTGTCGTGCAATCACGCCTGCTAACCTTCGACCGCAGTCTGGAAGAAGCCGCGCTCGATCTCGGTTGCCCGCCGGTCAAAACCTTCTTCCGCATCACGCTACCGCTCATCCTGCCCGCCGTCGTCGCCGGGTGGATGCTGGCCTTTTCGTTGTCGCTAGACGATCTCGTCATCGCCAGCTTCACGACCGGGCCGGGTGCCACGACGCTGCCGATCAAGATCTACTCGCAGGTGCGTCTTGGTGTGACGCCTGAGATCAATGCCATCTGCACCATCCTGATCGCGCTCGTCACCATCGGCGTCATCTGCGCCTCCATCGCTTCTAAACGTGGCGAATTGCAGCGCATGCGCGATGAACATGCGGCGGCGAAAGGATGA
- a CDS encoding GSCFA domain-containing protein, translating to MSIAQTDSANAELGSHPYSALPDRAIWRKAVAETHALQLENLYKKKFDIFPQTAIATAGSCFAQHVATSLKKNGFAFTDFEPAPPLFPPAQAKSYNYGVYSARYCNIYSARQLLQTFDRAFGRFTPGEQAWRKGEGVVDPFRPLLEPEPFSSVAELERSRQSHFAAIRELFTKTEVFVFTLGLTEAWIAKSDGAVFPLCPGTVAGRFDESEYEFKNFNYFEIFEDLVAIITRWREVNADIKFVLTVSPVPLTATKSDDHVLAASLYSKSVLRAVAGHLSNEADFVDYFPSYEIIAAPSGRGIFYDPNLRTVTPAGVDYVMSHFFKEHRGGTSAPSAMTSRPINIGDHEIVCEEMMQAQELGYA from the coding sequence ATGAGTATCGCGCAAACAGATTCCGCAAACGCTGAGCTTGGCTCCCACCCCTATAGTGCGCTCCCCGACCGGGCGATCTGGCGCAAAGCGGTGGCAGAGACCCATGCGTTGCAGTTGGAAAATCTGTACAAGAAGAAATTCGACATCTTCCCCCAAACGGCAATTGCGACAGCCGGCAGCTGCTTTGCGCAGCATGTTGCCACATCGCTGAAAAAGAACGGTTTTGCCTTCACGGACTTCGAACCCGCGCCACCTCTTTTTCCGCCAGCGCAGGCCAAGAGCTACAATTATGGGGTCTATTCCGCCCGCTATTGCAACATTTACAGCGCACGGCAGTTGCTCCAGACGTTTGACCGGGCATTTGGCCGGTTCACGCCCGGTGAGCAAGCGTGGCGCAAGGGCGAAGGCGTGGTCGATCCATTCCGTCCGCTGCTGGAGCCTGAGCCGTTTTCAAGCGTCGCAGAACTGGAGCGCTCCCGCCAGTCCCATTTCGCTGCGATCAGAGAGCTCTTTACCAAAACGGAAGTCTTCGTCTTCACGCTGGGCCTGACCGAAGCCTGGATTGCCAAAAGCGATGGCGCCGTTTTTCCGCTTTGCCCTGGCACGGTGGCCGGTCGGTTTGACGAGAGCGAATACGAATTCAAAAACTTCAACTACTTCGAGATTTTCGAAGACCTCGTTGCCATCATCACGCGTTGGCGTGAGGTCAATGCCGATATAAAATTCGTGCTGACCGTCTCCCCCGTTCCGCTGACTGCGACCAAGAGCGATGATCACGTTCTCGCGGCATCGCTGTATTCCAAGTCCGTGCTGCGTGCGGTTGCAGGCCATCTTTCGAATGAAGCCGATTTCGTCGATTATTTCCCCTCCTATGAGATCATCGCAGCGCCGAGCGGGCGCGGTATTTTCTACGATCCCAACCTGCGTACGGTAACGCCCGCAGGTGTCGATTACGTCATGTCACATTTTTTCAAAGAGCACCGGGGCGGCACGTCCGCACCCTCCGCGATGACAAGCAGGCCAATCAATATTGGCGACCATGAGATCGTCTGCGAGGAAATGATGCAGGCGCAGGAGCTTGGTTATGCTTGA
- a CDS encoding ABC transporter permease: MPLIAIFSIAATGGTDGWRHLLVNVLPRAGGQTLLLLSMTGLAAAVFGIIAAWLVSTFQFPLRRALSVALVLPLAIPSYLAAYAFGEFLDFTGPVQSAVRTLFGYHSIRDYWFPDIRSLGGAVLVLSSVLYPYVYLSVRAAFGLQGRYATEAARTLGASPLRIFLSVQLPMARPAIIIGLALVMMETLNDIGAIEYLGVRTLTFAIYETWLNRGNLAGATQIASVLILIVAALIITERRARSRQRFSAAKSTAMTQRFALKPLPGARGWAATMFCLLPILSGFAIPVLVLGGYALKRLGALSDPKLLKALAHSLEVSLSAALITLVCGFIFAYVQRVNASPMARSASRIGSLGYGIPGTVLAIGVLLPLSALDNALDGFLRLHMNYSTGLLLSGTAFAIIYAHSVRFMTLAEGTIDAGFQKLSPHIDMAARTLGRNRAQTLITVLLPNIRPAAITAALLVFIESLKELPATIMLRPFNFNTLATLVYEDASRSKVQDASIPALIIIAAGLIPVLLVSRSLDHKGEAGGQ, translated from the coding sequence ATGCCGCTGATCGCGATCTTCTCCATCGCGGCCACGGGCGGCACCGATGGCTGGCGCCACCTGCTGGTCAATGTTTTGCCGCGCGCAGGCGGCCAAACGCTATTGCTGCTTTCCATGACAGGACTTGCTGCCGCCGTATTCGGCATCATCGCAGCATGGCTGGTTAGCACTTTCCAGTTTCCGCTGCGCCGTGCCCTTTCGGTCGCGCTGGTTCTGCCGCTCGCAATTCCGTCCTATCTTGCGGCATACGCGTTCGGCGAGTTTCTGGATTTTACCGGACCGGTGCAGAGTGCCGTCCGCACGCTGTTCGGCTATCATTCGATCAGGGATTACTGGTTTCCCGATATCCGGTCTCTCGGCGGTGCGGTGCTGGTGCTCAGCTCCGTTCTTTATCCGTATGTCTATCTTTCAGTCAGAGCGGCGTTCGGCCTGCAAGGCCGCTATGCAACGGAAGCCGCCAGAACACTCGGCGCAAGTCCGCTGCGCATATTCCTGTCCGTGCAACTGCCTATGGCAAGGCCCGCCATCATCATCGGCCTCGCCCTGGTGATGATGGAAACGCTGAATGACATCGGGGCCATCGAATATCTCGGTGTTCGCACGCTGACCTTCGCCATTTACGAGACATGGCTGAACCGTGGCAATCTGGCAGGCGCGACACAGATCGCCTCGGTCCTCATCCTCATCGTCGCGGCGCTCATCATCACGGAAAGGCGGGCACGCAGCCGCCAGCGATTTTCAGCCGCCAAGTCGACGGCGATGACGCAACGCTTTGCCCTCAAGCCTCTGCCAGGTGCACGCGGCTGGGCTGCCACGATGTTTTGCCTGCTGCCAATCCTCTCGGGCTTTGCCATCCCGGTGCTGGTTCTGGGTGGTTATGCGTTGAAACGGCTTGGCGCGCTGTCGGACCCCAAACTGCTCAAGGCGCTCGCCCACAGTCTGGAGGTCTCGCTGTCTGCGGCGCTGATCACCCTCGTCTGCGGCTTTATCTTTGCCTATGTGCAGCGGGTCAACGCATCGCCGATGGCGCGGTCGGCAAGCCGCATCGGCTCGCTCGGTTATGGCATACCCGGCACCGTGCTGGCGATCGGCGTGCTGTTGCCGTTATCGGCGCTCGACAATGCGCTGGATGGATTTTTGCGACTGCACATGAATTACTCGACCGGACTTCTGTTGTCAGGCACGGCCTTTGCCATCATCTATGCGCACAGCGTCCGCTTCATGACACTGGCGGAAGGCACCATCGATGCGGGCTTTCAAAAGCTCTCGCCTCACATCGACATGGCGGCTAGGACGCTGGGGCGCAACCGTGCGCAGACGCTCATCACCGTTCTCTTACCCAACATCCGCCCTGCCGCCATCACGGCGGCGCTGCTGGTTTTCATCGAATCCCTCAAAGAACTCCCCGCCACCATCATGCTGCGCCCCTTCAACTTCAACACGCTGGCAACACTCGTCTACGAAGACGCATCACGCTCCAAGGTGCAGGACGCTTCCATCCCCGCCCTCATCATCATCGCTGCCGGGCTGATACCCGTGCTGCTGGTGTCGCGATCGCTGGATCATAAAGGCGAGGCTGGCGGGCAGTAA
- a CDS encoding ATP-binding protein has protein sequence MPAVQYPFIDIAVHERVRDHFGRGEAMALFSMDLQSALWANGRGAALFGTPMIYDFLERGPRQQDVTFRQFSATAGRLVKTGDSGQFTIRIHSGFRSVSVVATAEIIEVEAGEQTLLFTAPIDAAIPSLQERARRMIEGFDDPDIHMAVLDANSKILAASTGFAGLGITPVTTRTLVSMASSQQGKLVKRPVPAGKGYLPAAAGQLSQDPELNLLFVVETVIGTLDPSAEFTQTKPEPQVEPEPEPTAPVEMADEAAQTIADAPDAVADIDDISEPQDADDDAEVIADAVAVEAAEPEVANEALAEDELEQPAEPMPIVDEEPEAQVVEAEPELPLLAEPAVATIDNAEPDTKQAGEDAPFVFDPNRRASRFVWKIDAAGRFTSISREFSDAVGPKAANVEGMSFSDLAALFNLDPDGKITELLNRRDTWSGKTIFWPVEGTSLTVPIDLAALPTYTRSREFDGFRGFGIVRIGDAVEDPNAVGLSLAAGPLSAEEVQPETIEPAPVDEETLFSLPQEDEEAEVQPTSIPDAVNENVAEDEPRSYEPPDHEVPALRITETPNRRYSDKVVQFEDRRAKSREQLTVSERAAFQEIARTLKPAVSDDDGGAEHQEMDAQETADIIAPEPEIVADVQPQDEPSTPEVTVVEPQAEDDDFADYTRGDEPVSFVVPLASARGADAEEANDAITGQRAPLRPAATLTAETIDQMPLALLIHSGDRLIHANPEFLRLTGYSTAEELAEVGGLDALLQRDELDAVSERSGGMVAVSADNELIPVKARLQSIRWEDAGALMLSLIPTDEQTAHPLPANSNSEAPVGETDAEVTDLKGQVEELHSILETATDGVVLLGEDGTIRSLNRSASALFNYDHDELSAKPFVTLFAHESQRAVLDYLSGLANNGVASVLNDGREVIGREASGGFLPLFMTIGRLKSSNGYCAVIRDITQWKRTEEDLRNAKRAAETANAHKTDFLARVSHEIRTPLNAIIGFADMMATERFGPVGHPRYVEYSNDIVRSGRHVLDIVNDLLDISKIEAGQMDVDFKAVALNDTIAEAVSIVQPQANNQRVIIRTALSQSVPPIVADLRSIKQIMLNVLSNAIKFTPSGGQIVVSTAYEANGSVVLRIRDTGIGMTRAELEQAMKPFRQVAASSSRVRGDGTGLGLPLTKAMVDANRANFSITSAPNEGTLVEISFPSQRVLAN, from the coding sequence ATGCCCGCCGTACAATATCCATTTATAGACATTGCAGTTCATGAGCGTGTTCGAGACCATTTCGGTCGGGGCGAAGCCATGGCCCTGTTTTCGATGGATTTGCAAAGTGCGCTCTGGGCAAACGGTCGCGGTGCCGCACTGTTCGGTACTCCGATGATCTATGATTTTCTGGAACGTGGACCAAGACAGCAGGACGTGACGTTCCGCCAGTTTTCCGCAACGGCGGGGCGTCTTGTAAAGACCGGCGATAGCGGTCAGTTCACGATCCGTATTCATTCCGGCTTTAGAAGCGTTTCAGTCGTCGCAACTGCCGAGATCATCGAGGTGGAAGCAGGCGAGCAGACCCTGCTGTTTACCGCTCCTATCGATGCTGCCATCCCTTCATTGCAGGAACGTGCGCGCCGGATGATAGAGGGTTTTGACGATCCCGATATTCACATGGCCGTGCTGGATGCAAACAGCAAAATCCTGGCGGCATCCACTGGGTTCGCCGGGCTCGGCATCACACCGGTCACCACGCGCACCCTTGTTTCCATGGCGTCCAGCCAGCAGGGCAAGCTGGTGAAGCGGCCTGTGCCGGCAGGCAAAGGCTATCTGCCCGCCGCCGCTGGACAGCTATCGCAGGACCCGGAACTCAATTTGTTGTTTGTGGTCGAGACCGTCATCGGTACGCTCGATCCTTCCGCCGAATTCACGCAGACGAAGCCGGAGCCGCAGGTAGAGCCTGAACCGGAGCCAACTGCGCCTGTCGAAATGGCCGATGAAGCAGCGCAGACCATTGCCGATGCGCCGGATGCAGTGGCGGATATCGATGATATCTCCGAGCCGCAGGACGCTGATGATGATGCCGAGGTGATTGCGGACGCGGTTGCCGTGGAAGCGGCAGAGCCGGAGGTTGCGAACGAGGCTCTGGCCGAAGACGAGCTCGAACAACCAGCAGAACCGATGCCGATCGTTGACGAAGAGCCAGAAGCGCAGGTGGTCGAGGCTGAGCCCGAGCTGCCGCTGCTGGCAGAGCCCGCCGTCGCCACCATTGACAACGCGGAACCTGACACAAAGCAGGCTGGCGAAGACGCGCCCTTCGTGTTCGATCCGAACCGTCGTGCCTCCCGCTTTGTCTGGAAAATCGATGCGGCCGGACGTTTCACCTCGATCTCGCGGGAATTTTCCGATGCTGTCGGACCGAAGGCTGCCAATGTCGAGGGCATGAGCTTTTCCGATCTCGCTGCCCTGTTCAATCTGGACCCCGATGGCAAGATCACCGAGCTTTTGAACCGGCGTGATACATGGTCCGGCAAGACGATCTTTTGGCCCGTCGAAGGCACATCGCTGACCGTTCCCATCGATCTGGCCGCGCTGCCGACCTATACCCGCTCGCGTGAATTCGACGGCTTCCGGGGCTTTGGCATCGTGCGCATTGGCGACGCGGTGGAAGATCCGAATGCGGTTGGCCTGTCTCTTGCTGCCGGACCGCTGTCTGCCGAAGAGGTGCAGCCGGAGACCATCGAGCCAGCGCCTGTTGACGAGGAAACGCTGTTTTCCCTGCCGCAGGAGGATGAAGAAGCCGAGGTTCAGCCCACTTCCATTCCTGACGCGGTGAATGAAAACGTAGCGGAAGACGAGCCGCGCAGCTACGAGCCGCCCGACCATGAAGTGCCTGCGCTCAGGATCACCGAGACGCCGAACCGCCGTTATTCCGACAAGGTGGTGCAGTTCGAAGACCGGCGTGCCAAAAGCCGCGAGCAATTGACCGTCAGCGAGCGTGCGGCCTTTCAGGAAATTGCCCGCACATTGAAGCCTGCGGTCAGCGATGACGACGGTGGCGCCGAGCATCAGGAAATGGATGCTCAGGAGACGGCGGATATCATCGCCCCTGAGCCCGAAATCGTGGCCGATGTGCAGCCGCAGGATGAGCCTTCCACCCCGGAAGTGACGGTCGTGGAGCCGCAGGCCGAAGATGACGACTTCGCGGATTATACGCGGGGCGATGAGCCTGTCAGCTTCGTTGTGCCACTCGCCTCGGCCCGCGGTGCGGATGCTGAAGAGGCAAATGACGCCATTACCGGGCAGCGCGCGCCGCTGCGTCCCGCCGCGACCTTGACGGCAGAGACGATAGACCAGATGCCGCTCGCGCTTCTCATCCACAGCGGTGACCGGCTGATCCACGCCAACCCGGAGTTTCTGCGGTTGACGGGTTATTCGACAGCCGAAGAGTTGGCCGAGGTCGGTGGTCTCGATGCGCTGCTGCAACGGGATGAACTGGACGCGGTGTCGGAACGCTCGGGCGGTATGGTTGCCGTCAGCGCCGATAACGAGCTGATCCCGGTCAAGGCGCGGCTACAATCCATTCGCTGGGAAGATGCGGGTGCGTTGATGCTGTCGCTGATCCCGACGGATGAGCAAACCGCGCATCCCCTGCCCGCCAACAGCAATAGCGAAGCACCTGTTGGAGAAACGGATGCCGAAGTCACCGATCTGAAAGGTCAGGTCGAGGAGCTGCACTCCATTCTGGAAACAGCAACGGATGGCGTTGTGCTGCTGGGTGAAGACGGTACCATTCGCTCGCTCAACCGGTCGGCCAGCGCGCTGTTCAACTACGATCATGACGAACTTTCCGCCAAGCCGTTCGTGACCCTGTTTGCGCATGAAAGCCAGCGGGCCGTGCTGGATTACCTTTCCGGGCTTGCCAATAACGGCGTTGCCAGCGTGCTGAACGATGGCCGCGAGGTGATCGGTCGTGAAGCGTCTGGCGGTTTCCTGCCATTGTTCATGACCATCGGTCGGTTGAAATCCTCCAACGGCTACTGCGCCGTCATCCGCGACATTACCCAATGGAAGCGCACCGAGGAAGATTTGCGCAACGCCAAACGCGCCGCAGAAACCGCCAATGCCCACAAGACGGATTTCCTTGCCCGCGTCAGCCATGAAATCCGCACGCCGTTGAATGCGATCATCGGCTTTGCGGACATGATGGCGACGGAGCGGTTCGGCCCGGTCGGTCATCCGCGCTACGTCGAATATTCCAATGACATCGTGCGCTCTGGCCGCCATGTTCTTGATATCGTCAACGACCTTCTCGACATCTCTAAAATCGAGGCGGGGCAGATGGATGTCGACTTCAAGGCGGTTGCCTTGAATGATACGATTGCTGAGGCCGTTTCCATTGTGCAGCCGCAGGCCAACAATCAGCGCGTCATCATCCGCACTGCATTGTCGCAGTCCGTGCCGCCGATCGTTGCCGATCTGCGCTCCATCAAGCAGATCATGCTCAATGTGCTGTCGAACGCCATCAAGTTCACACCTTCAGGCGGACAGATCGTGGTGTCCACGGCCTATGAGGCGAACGGCAGCGTCGTGCTGCGCATTCGCGATACCGGCATCGGCATGACCCGGGCCGAGCTGGAACAGGCTATGAAACCGTTCCGTCAGGTTGCAGCCTCCAGCAGCCGTGTGCGGGGAGATGGCACCGGCCTTGGCCTGCCGCTGACCAAGGCGATGGTGGATGCGAACCGCGCCAACTTCTCGATCACATCGGCCCCCAATGAGGGAACGCTGGTGGAAATCAGCTTTCCCTCGCAGCGCGTGCTTGCGAACTAG